A genomic segment from Nicotiana tabacum cultivar K326 chromosome 9, ASM71507v2, whole genome shotgun sequence encodes:
- the LOC107763336 gene encoding UDP-glycosyltransferase 92A1-like yields the protein MEGKKGNIVLFPFMAQGHIIPFLALAFKLEQKGYQIIFINTPLNIKKLKSSLPTNSSIHFLEMPFDSTKYGLPLDAEITDSLPYNQVFKLLEVSPTLEPNFKKILSDLVEEKIGFFKKPICVIADFFFGWSAKVTHEFGIFHAIFCGTSGFGLACYYSMWLNLPHRHTDKLEFILPDFQEAGKFHVTQLSPSLAIADGNDPYSIFQLKNLPTWKNSDGVLFNTVEEFDKNGLMYFRRKLCIPVWAIGPILLQENDRVSPRKDLGISLDICKEWLNRKEKKTVLYICFGSQNAISASQMMQLAKALDGLEINFIWVIRPPLGFDINAEFKPEEWLPEGFIQTVQENEQRGLIVLNWAPQVEILAHESIGGFLSNCGWNSVLESLINGVPLIGWPMAADQFFNAKLLEEEIGVCVEMARGTTFDVRYGDIIEKIELVMGESEKGKRLRGKACEIKEMIKDAAKDEDDYKGSSVRALDEFFNVALPMKERIEIGSQ from the coding sequence ATGGAAGGAAAAAAAGGTAACATAGTCCTCTTCCCTTTCATGGCACAAGGCCACATAATCCCTTTCTTAGCCTTGGCTTTCAAACTTGAACAAAAGGGATATCAAATCATCTTCATAAATACACCACTAAACATCAAGAAACTCAAATCATCACTCCCTACGAACTCTTCAATTCACTTTCTTGAAATGCCTTTTGACAGTACTAAATATGGACTTCCACTAGATGCTGAAATCACTGATTCTCTCCCTTATAATCAAGTTTTCAAGCTTCTTGAAGTATCCCCTACACTTGAACCTAATTTCAAGAAAATTCTAAGTGATCTTGTTGAGGAAAAGATTGGATTTTTCAAGAAACCAATTTGTGTTATAGCAGATTTCTTTTTTGGATGGTCAGCTAAGGTAACTCATGAATTTGGAATTTTCCATGCTATTTTTTGTGGTACTAGTGGATTTGGATTAGCTTGTTATTACTCTATGTGGTTAAATTTACCTCACAGACATACCGATAAACTCGAGTTTATACTGCCTGATTTTCAAGAAGCTGGAaaatttcatgtgacacaattgTCACCTAGTCTAGCAATAGCAGATGGTAATGATCCTTATTCAATTTTCCAGTTGAAAAATCTTCCAACTTGGAAAAATTCAGATGGAGTTCTTTTCAATACAGTTGAAGAGTTTGACAAAAATGGATTGATGTATTTTAGAAGGAAATTATGTATACCAGTTTGGGCAATAGGACCAATACTTTTGCAAGAAAATGATAGAGTAAGTCCTAGGAAAGATCTAGGAATTTCCTTAGATATATGCAAAGAATGGTTGaatagaaaggagaaaaaaacaGTTCTTTACATATGTTTTGGTTCACAAAATGCAATCTCAGCATCTCAAATGATGCAGTTAGCAAAAGCATTAGATGGTCTTGAAATAAATTTCATTTGGGTAATTAGACCACCTTTAGGATTTGATATAAATGCTGAATTTAAACCAGAAGAATGGTTACCAGAAGGGTTTATTCAAACagttcaagaaaatgaacaaagaGGACTAATAGTGTTAAATTGGGCACCTCAAGTTGAAATCTTGGCACATGAATCAATTGGTGGATTTTTAAGTAATTGTGGTTGGAATTCAGTTCTTGAATCACTTATTAATGGGGTTCCATTAATTGGATGGCCAATGGCAGCTGATCAATTTTTTAATGCTAAGTTATTGGAAGAAGAAATTGGTGTTTGTGTGGAAATGGCTAGAGGGACAACTTTTGATGTAAGATATGGGGACATAATTGAAAAGATTGAGTTAGTTATGGGTGAAAGTGAAAAGGGGAAAAGATTAAGAGGTAAAGCTTGTGAAATTAAAGAAATGATTAAAGATGCTGCTAAAGATGAGGATGATTACAAAGGATCTTCTGTTAGAGCTTTGGATGAATTTTTTAATGTTGCTTTGCCGATGAAAGAAAGGATAGAGATTGGCTCACAATAA